The following coding sequences lie in one Labrus bergylta chromosome 5, fLabBer1.1, whole genome shotgun sequence genomic window:
- the si:ch211-161c3.5 gene encoding uncharacterized protein C3orf18 isoform X2, producing MAVTAAKTTLSFLSTTSTATTVPSFLTSVSARENITSRTTSMTVTITTNETSFNATSFPEAVIEGSGMGIVLVPFGIITVIGLAVAIMLYIRKRKRLEKLRHQLMPMYNFDPAEEQDDLLEQELLDHSREGSLTGPNAKF from the exons ATGGCTGTAACTGCTGCTAAGACCACTCTAAGTTTTCTTTCCACAACTTCCACGGCTACCACAGTCCCCTCCTTCCTGACGAGTGTGTCCGCCAGAGAAAATATCACCTCCAGAACAACATCAATGACTGTTACCATAACAACAAACGAGACCAGCTTCAACGCCACCTCGTTTCCAGAGGCAGTGATCGAGGGCTCGGGAATGGGAATTGTGCTCGTTCCCTTTGGTATCATCACTGTTATCGGCTTGGCAGTGGCAATT ATGCTGTATATTCGGAAACGGAAGCG GCTGGAGAAGCTAAGGCACCAGCTCATGCCCATGTACAACTTTGACCCGGCTGAAGAACAGGATGACCTGCTGGAACAGGAACTACTGGACCACAGCCGGGAAGGCAGCCTCACGGGTCCCAATGCCAAG ttTTGA